Proteins encoded by one window of Glycine soja cultivar W05 chromosome 15, ASM419377v2, whole genome shotgun sequence:
- the LOC114388409 gene encoding probable receptor-like protein kinase At1g11050, with protein sequence MRMKIVVMLLLPLMFALFSCTSSANTTTCPMDLNYVLRIPWNTSACHNFQQTLAAKNGTDANTCCISLLSLFGIGLAQHLKETSQFQLPNLATSLSCIQDFQLKLSSLSLPSNLADTCFDPLQFVISPNICAGIQTIPDWTKKLGQSTPLNTACKSDLTDISLCDVCLQAGLQAKQVLISIDGNASHSIDCFYFAILYAAGVVNEFGPESNGAVSCIFSISVYSQGGSGGKGHQALVFGLTGAGIALLVMSSFLGIYAWYDRKHRRKKLETFQFDFDPEEQGSRPRLRPNTGSIWFKIEELEKATDNFSSKNFIGRGGFGMVFKGTLSDGTVVGVKRILESDFQGDAEFCNEVEIISNLKHRNLVPLRGCCVAEENENYDERGSQRYLVYDYMPNGNLEDHLFLSTDSQKAKGSLTWPQRKSIILDVAKGLAYLHYGVKPAIFHRDIKATNILLDADMRARVADFGLAKQSREGQSHLTTRVAGTHGYLAPEYALYGQLTEKSDVYSFGVVALEIMCGRKALDLSSSGSPRAFLITDWAWSLVKAGKIEEALDAFLVKDENFPSSNPKSIMERFLLVGILCSHVMVALRPTIADALKMLEGDIEVPQIPDRPMPLGHPSFYNNNNNDGSTFSISPALSGPKLQTGDMLR encoded by the coding sequence ATGAGGATGAAGATTGTTGTGATGCTATTGCTACCTTTGATGTTTGCACTGTTTTCATGCACGAGTTCTGCAAATACAACTACATGCCCCATGGACTTGAATTATGTGCTGAGAATCCCATGGAACACTTCTGCTTGCCACAACTTCCAACAAACTTTGGCGGCTAAAAATGGAACCGATGCAAACACTTGTTGCATATCTCTCTTGTCCCTCTTCGGCATAGGACTTGCACAGCATCTCAAGGAGACTTCTCAGTTCCAACTCCCAAACCTTGCCACCTCCCTTTCGTGCATCCAAGACTTCCAATTAAAGCTCTCTTCCCTCTCTCTCCCCAGCAACCTCGCTGACACCTGCTTTGACCCACTTCAGTTTGTGATCTCCCCAAACATCTGTGCTGGAATTCAAACCATCCCTGATTGGACCAAAAAGCTTGGTCAGTCCACACCACTCAACACTGCTTGCAAATCAGATCTGACTGATATCTCTCTCTGTGATGTGTGTCTGCAAGCTGGCTTACAGGCCAAGCAGGTGCTTATTTCTATTGATGGTAATGCTTCACATTCCATTGACTGTTTTTACTTTGCCATTCTCTATGCTGCTGGGGTTGTCAATGAGTTTGGACCTGAAAGCAATGGTGCTGTCAGTTGCATTTTTAGCATATCGGTTTATTCACAAGGGGGCTCTGGGGGAAAGGGTCACCAGGCTCTTGTGTTTGGTTTGACAGGTGCCGGGATTGCTTTGTTGGTCATGTCTTCCTTTTTGGGGATTTATGCATGGTATGACAGGAAGCATAGGAGAAAAAAGCTTGAGACTTTTCAGTTTGATTTTGACCCTGAGGAACAAGGCTCTAGGCCTAGATTGAGACCCAATACCGGGTCAATTTGGTTCAAAATTGAGGAACTTGAGAAGGCTACTGATAACTTTTCATCTAAGAACTTCATTGGCCGAGGTGGGTTTGGGATGGTCTTCAAGGGAACCTTGTCTGATGGAACTGTGGTGGGGGTTAAAAGGATCTTGGAATCTGATTTTCAAGGGGATGCTGAGTTTTGTAATGAGGTGGAGATCATTAGCAACCTCAAGCACCGGAATCTGGTGCCCCTTAGGGGCTGTTGTGTGGCTGAGGAGAATGAGAATTATGATGAAAGGGGAAGCCAAAGGTATCTTGTGTATGATTACATGCCAAATGGGAACCTGGAGGACCATCTCTTTTTATCAACGGACTCTCAGAAAGCAAAAGGGTCATTGACTTGGCCTCAGAGGAAAAGCATAATCTTGGATGTGGCAAAGGGGTTGGCCTATTTGCACTATGGAGTTAAACCTGCTATTTTTCACAGAGATATCAAGGCCACCAATATACTACTTGATGCAGATATGAGGGCAAGAGTTGCTGATTTTGGACTTGCCAAACAAAGTAGGGAGGGCCAGTCTCATCTCACAACTAGAGTGGCTGGAACTCATGGATATCTAGCACCAGAATATGCACTCTATGGTCAACTCACTGAGAAGAGTGATGTGTATAGTTTTGGTGTGGTTGCTTTGGAGATAATGTGTGGGAGGAAGGCTCTTGACTTGTCTTCATCAGGATCACCAAGGGCATTCTTGATCACAGATTGGGCTTGGTCATTGGTGAAGGCTGGGAAGATAGAAGAGGCTCTTGATGCTTTCCTGGTGAAGGATGAGAACTTTCCTAGTTCAAATCCAAAGAGCATAATGGAGAGGTTTTTGCTGGTGGGAATTCTGTGCTCCCATGTGATGGTTGCTTTGAGGCCAACAATTGCTGATGCTTTGAAGATGTTGGAAGGTGACATTGAGGTTCCACAAATCCCTGATCGCCCTATGCCACTTGGCCATCCTtcgttttataataataataataatgatggcAGTACTTTTAGCATATCCCCAGCATTAAGCGGCCCCAAATTGCAAACTGGAGACATGCTCAGGTAA
- the LOC114386919 gene encoding protein disulfide-isomerase 5-1-like, with product MRTHTIISLILLSLFLRTQSEVITLSSDTFNDKIKEKDTAWFVKFCVPWCKHCKNLGSLWDDLGKAMEGEDEIEVGEVDCGMDKAVCSKVDIHSYPTFKVFYDGEEVARYQGTRDVESMKTFVLEEAEKAAAKALESDKEL from the exons ATGAGAACTCACACAATTATCTCTCTCATTCTTCTCTCCTTATTTCTCCGAACCCAATCCGAGGTTATAACGTTATCCTCTGATACGTTTAATGATAAG ATCAAGGAGAAAGACACTGCATGGTTTGTGAAATTCTGCGTTCCCTGGTGCAAGCATTG TAAGAACCTGGGTTCTTTGTGGGATGATTTGGGGAAGGCAATGGAAGGAGAAGATGAAATAGAGGTTGGAGAAGTCGATTGCGGCATGGACAAAGCAGTGTGTTCCAAAGTTGATATTCATTCATATCCTACCTTTAAGGTTTTCTATGATGGCGAGGAAGTAGCCAGATACCAAG GTACAAGAGATGTTGAATCAATGAAAACCTTTGTTTTGGAAGAAGCTGAAAAGGCAGCAGCAAAAGCacttgaaagtgacaaagaATTATAA
- the LOC114387679 gene encoding LOB domain-containing protein 11-like, producing the protein MSPCAACKILRRRCAEKCVLAPYFPLTEPSKFTTAHRVFGASNIIKFLQELPESQRADAVASMVYEAGARIRDPVYGCAGAICQLQKQVNELQAQLAKAQAEVVNMQLQQANLVALICMEMAQTQTPQEYSPQQSVDNFISSTSHSSGYQNNLNFFEENTNNLNSLWEPLWT; encoded by the exons ATGAGCCCTTGTGCTGCTTGCAAGATTCTGAGGCGAAGATGTGCTGAGAAATGTGTCTTGGCACCTTATTTCCCTCTCACTGAACCTTCCAAGTTTACCACTGCACACCGAGTCTTCGGTGCCAGCAACATCATCAAGTTCTTGCAG GAACTTCCAGAGTCTCAAAGAGCTGATGCAGTGGCCAGCATGGTTTATGAGGCTGGTGCAAGAATAAGAGACCCAGTATATGGATGTGCAGGTGCAATTTGCCAGCTTCAAAAGCAAGTCAATGAACTTCAAGCACAGTTAGCAAAGGCACAAGCTGAGGTTGTAAACATGCAACTCCAACAAGCCAATCTGGTGGCTCTAATTTGCATGGAAATGGCACAAACACAAACTCCACAGGAATATTCACCACAACAATCTGTGGACAACTTCATTTCAAGCACTTCCCACAGCAGTGGCTATCAAAACAATCTCAATTTCTTTGAGGAGAACACCAATAACCTAAACTCTTTGTGGGAGCCTCTTTGGACATGA